The DNA window CATCCAACCATACCACCTTTTATCATTATAATTGAGTTCATAGATCACTTTGCTAATGATTGTCTCAATACCAAATAAAGGCtatagtttataaactattataaattaaagtatACATCTCACGGATTATTCCAAAgttcatatatcatatttactTCATACAAGttattatgaaataaaatattagtgtATATGTTTTGAGTAATTAATGACTTAAGGTTAACTTGTTGAAGGAGACTGGGCTATTTGGGCTGATATTCTAGATTTTATTGTATATAGGCCTACAGAAATTccgaaaaaaattctagaaaactttcaaaaagttttttttgaccGATTTTAATTTCCAACAGATACTGCCCTTAGCGTTTCTATTTCCGAGAAAAAATTCTGAATTTGTTTTcgataaattctaaaaatattccGTTTTCAAACACTAGTGTAAAATCCAGAAATATTCCGAACCGATTTCATCCCCTACTATCATGCCCTGAAAAGCACTTGTTCACATGCCAACGTTTGAATATCCTACCTGTCATTCGCAACTTATATTTCACTCCAGTTCGAGATTTTGGTCCAGTCATCAAGATCCATGAGATGCAGTAGCTGGTAGGTATCCAAGGCTGCACGGTGGCACATGCATATGCTCCGACAAGGTGGGCCCTCACTAAACTGGCACGCTGGGCCCAGTCCAGCAGTAGAGCACGGAAGATCCAACGCGAAGCGGTCAGGCCCGGAAAACAACAACTCACGGAGCACATGACCACTGGGGCCCATCCTATTACGTACATTTGCTACAAAACCAGATCAAACAGCACACATTGATCAATATGTCCATAAGTACATGCATGTCAAACAGCTGCACATACACATgcattcacatatatataattatatatacaagaaAGAATGAGACTTTCCATTGTGTATATATTGATCCATGAAAAGATTGTGGaagatttgtttttaatttttttcagaatgtAGGATATATAAAACGACATAGGAGAAACAAgaataatgaaataaatgCATGCTTCCAAAACGAACAAAACTGGTGATAATATACAGATgccatacatacatacatgttcTCACTCACACTGACTGAGCATATAATTTAAGTACAGACAAAAATTATAGGCTTACACATCTAATAAATAACCATAAAAGAGGAGGGGAAAATGgcagggagaaaaaaaatgaacaataATAATGGAATATCTTCGTCATCATGCATATGTGTAAGAGCAAagaatggtggtggtggtggatcaTCCCGGCCGTCTCCAGCTAGGGCTTGAGGTGTCCGTCAATGGCGGtgaaccctagctagctagctaggtagctaGGCCTttggcgcctcctcctcggccttcgccggcgccggctcaGACGGGGTCGCCtcgggcgccgccggcgtttCTGCGGCCTCCTCCTTGGCTGCTGCAGGTTctgctgcctcgccgccggcggctggctcgtcggcggcagcagcggtctcctcctctttcttctccacggcttcttccttcttctcctcggcggcggccgcttcctctttcttctcctctgcggcggcagcaggagcctcctcggcggccgGAGCCTCCCTGGGCTTggtctcctcttcctccccggtggcggcggggagcAACGTGGAGACCTTCTCGAAGGTGGCGAAGACCGGGCCGGAGAGCAGCGCCGGGCCGACCTTGGCGATCCCCTCGCTCAGTTGCTTCGCCCCGGGGAACTCTGATCGATCAAACCAACCACCATGAGAAAAAATTCACGTAGCTAATTAATGCAAAAATAGAAACGAAGTACGTAATCAGAGAGGTGATCTCAATTATCATTACCGATCTTGGCGAGGTCGTCGACGAACttggtgacggcggcggagttcTTCTTGATCCCGGACACCTTCGTCCTGTCCTTGATCAGAACCTGCATCAAACGGCTCCAGTCAGTTAGTGACCTACTTAGCTGTAAACAATGGCAGATACGACGAGCTACATATCTATGAGCAGTGAGCTAGCTGACAGCCTGACAGTGATATGTGTAGGGTACATGCATGGTGCATGCATCGCTGAGCCACTACAGAAATGCATGAGATGCAGCCGATTAATTCAGCATGCATCGATCAGGATCATCATTAGATATAtggcctaattaattaagttctCAATTAGTTAGGACGGACGGATGCATATATGATTGGTCGGTCTGGCGATGACTATGGTTTTACCTTGAGCGGCGCAGGAGCGGCTTCGTAGATCTCGACGACCTTGGGCTGGAGGCCGGCCTTCTTCTCCTCGAACTCGCCGTTGATCCCCTCCTGCACACATCGCAGCCGGTGATCAGCGTCGTCTCATCGCGAAACaatagatcgatcgatcactcaAACAAACGTGTATATATAGATGTTACCTTGGATTCGTCGAAGGACTTGAtgatctcgccggcggccgccttCTTGGCGGCGCCGCCCTTGGCGAAGACGACCTTGATCT is part of the Oryza brachyantha chromosome 2, ObraRS2, whole genome shotgun sequence genome and encodes:
- the LOC102703652 gene encoding plasma membrane-associated cation-binding protein 1-like, translating into MDYWKTKVLPKIKVVFAKGGAAKKAAAGEIIKSFDESKEGINGEFEEKKAGLQPKVVEIYEAAPAPLKVLIKDRTKVSGIKKNSAAVTKFVDDLAKIEFPGAKQLSEGIAKVGPALLSGPVFATFEKVSTLLPAATGEEEETKPREAPAAEEAPAAAAEEKKEEAAAAEEKKEEAVEKKEEETAAAADEPAAGGEAAEPAAAKEEAAETPAAPEATPSEPAPAKAEEEAPKA